One Microlunatus soli genomic window carries:
- a CDS encoding alpha/beta fold hydrolase — translation MTISDDHTSTAPPAPGDQHPAADALPRMLDSDELITLDGVDLHVCQNGPADAPALLLIHGTGASARSWEPMLGSLTGSHRVIRIDLLGCGRSSRPDDGNYAVTDQVRRIGVLLDRLGVGRVVVAGHSSGGVFATALAVHRPDLLDGVVLINTGPRMSAYIAADVPLRNAAWSDLTDDQIRAAIRDGFHPGFAIPASYVDQFREIDFEAFGAVSVAIRSYLEEQPLPDRLAPIGRPLLVIFGDQDQRWDPAAAADYHAVRGARITMMPGLGHSPNLEDPQRTAAALLTFTAAHTADVGSGRD, via the coding sequence ATGACCATTTCTGACGATCACACCTCGACCGCACCACCGGCGCCCGGCGATCAGCATCCCGCCGCCGACGCCCTGCCCCGGATGCTCGACTCCGACGAGCTCATCACGCTGGACGGCGTCGACCTTCATGTCTGCCAGAACGGGCCGGCGGACGCACCGGCGTTGCTGCTGATCCACGGCACCGGGGCCTCGGCCCGTTCCTGGGAGCCGATGCTGGGGTCGCTGACCGGATCCCATCGGGTGATCAGGATCGACCTGCTCGGCTGCGGCCGCTCATCCCGACCCGACGACGGCAACTACGCCGTCACCGATCAGGTCCGCCGAATCGGTGTCCTGCTGGACCGGCTCGGTGTCGGCCGGGTCGTGGTCGCCGGGCATTCCAGCGGCGGCGTCTTCGCGACCGCCCTCGCCGTGCACCGTCCCGACCTGCTGGACGGTGTCGTGTTGATCAACACCGGACCGCGGATGTCGGCCTACATCGCCGCCGACGTCCCGCTCCGCAACGCCGCCTGGTCGGACCTGACCGATGATCAGATCAGGGCAGCGATCCGCGACGGCTTCCATCCCGGGTTTGCGATCCCGGCTTCGTACGTCGACCAGTTTCGGGAGATCGACTTCGAGGCCTTCGGGGCCGTCTCCGTTGCCATCCGCAGCTACCTGGAAGAGCAACCGTTGCCGGACCGGCTGGCACCGATCGGTAGGCCGCTGCTGGTGATCTTCGGTGATCAGGATCAGCGGTGGGACCCGGCGGCGGCCGCCGACTATCACGCCGTTCGGGGCGCAAGGATCACGATGATGCCCGGTCTCGGCCACTCCCCCAATCTGGAGGATCCGCAGCGGACCGCCGCAGCCCTCCTCACCTTCACCGCAGCACACACCGCGGACGTAGGATCGGGTCGCGATTGA
- the fdhD gene encoding formate dehydrogenase accessory sulfurtransferase FdhD: protein MGRVTARRPVLRIRDGKPSRRPDTLAVEEPMEIRVNERSLTVTMRTPGDDFDLAVGFLVSEGVLHSADDLVTARYCAGTAADGLNTYNLVDVDLADDVPVPDTSLERNFYTTSSCGLCGKASLDAVRTTAAWSVADDPMRVGAEVLAALPDRLRDAQKIFDKTGGLHAAGLFSADGQLLCVREDVGRHNAVDKVIGHALRNDLLPLRETILMVSGRASFELVQKAVMAGIPLLAAVSAPSSLAVDLADENGLTLVGFLRDHSMNVYARADRVGTVSR from the coding sequence ATGGGACGGGTGACGGCACGACGGCCGGTGCTACGGATCCGTGACGGCAAGCCGTCCCGGCGGCCGGACACCCTGGCCGTCGAGGAGCCGATGGAGATCCGAGTCAATGAACGTTCGCTCACCGTCACGATGCGGACACCGGGCGACGACTTCGATCTCGCCGTCGGCTTCCTGGTCAGCGAAGGCGTGCTGCACAGCGCCGACGATCTGGTGACGGCGCGCTACTGCGCGGGCACTGCCGCCGACGGGCTCAACACCTACAACCTCGTCGATGTCGACCTGGCCGACGACGTGCCCGTCCCGGACACCTCCCTGGAACGCAACTTCTACACCACGTCCTCCTGCGGGCTGTGCGGCAAGGCGAGCCTGGACGCGGTCCGGACGACGGCAGCCTGGTCGGTGGCCGACGATCCGATGCGGGTCGGAGCCGAGGTGCTGGCCGCACTGCCGGACCGACTCCGCGACGCCCAGAAGATCTTCGACAAGACCGGCGGACTGCACGCGGCCGGACTGTTCTCCGCCGACGGCCAGTTGCTCTGCGTACGGGAGGACGTCGGCCGACACAATGCGGTCGACAAGGTGATCGGTCACGCGCTGCGCAACGACCTGCTGCCACTACGCGAGACGATCCTGATGGTCAGCGGCCGCGCTTCCTTCGAGCTCGTCCAGAAGGCGGTGATGGCCGGGATTCCCTTACTGGCCGCCGTTTCTGCACCGTCCTCGCTGGCCGTCGACCTGGCCGACGAGAACGGTCTGACACTGGTCGGATTCCTCCGGGACCACTCGATGAATGTGTACGCCCGGGCCGACCGGGTGGGGACGGTCAGCCGGTGA
- a CDS encoding MFS transporter small subunit: MNEDHGSGAGARTEGKYKLELVITWAIVGIPLLYGIVNAIKAVVQLFTG; encoded by the coding sequence ATGAACGAAGATCACGGATCGGGCGCGGGAGCTCGCACCGAAGGCAAGTACAAGCTGGAGTTGGTGATCACCTGGGCGATCGTCGGGATCCCGTTGCTCTACGGGATCGTCAACGCGATCAAGGCGGTCGTACAGCTCTTCACCGGCTGA
- a CDS encoding OFA family MFS transporter — translation MAALGFLDRERTVAPHGYSRWLIPPAALAIHLCIGQVYATSVYKEALRERFDTNLTSIGLIFSIAIVALGLSAAVFGTWVDRVGPRKAMFTAACCWAVGFLVAAAGIAAGQLWLVYLGYGLIGGIGLGIGYISPVSTLMKWFPDRPGLASGMAIMGFGGGAMVAAPLSKQLLAWYGVEAAPGPAVTKLFITLGVAYFVFMMMGVITIRVPSQGWQPPHFDPAAVRAKPLVSTGNVSAANAIKTPQFWLLWIALMCNVTAGIGILENADKMIQDFFRDGSNSAVSAVAAAGFVGLLSVGNMSGRFIWSTASDGIGRKPTYLIYLGGGIVLYLLLAFVGGASVPLFVLFCLVIISFYGGGFATAPAYLRDLFGTFQVGAIHGRLLTAWSTAGIVGPLIVNRVLDSQGEPGKLAAADYRPALFTMVGILAVGLIANLLIRPVAERWQQQASTGDRSEARS, via the coding sequence TTGGCTGCGTTGGGATTCTTGGACCGCGAGCGCACGGTGGCGCCGCACGGATACAGCAGATGGTTGATCCCACCCGCGGCGTTGGCGATCCACCTGTGTATCGGCCAGGTGTATGCGACGAGCGTCTACAAGGAGGCGCTGCGGGAACGTTTCGACACCAATCTGACCTCGATCGGACTGATCTTCTCGATCGCGATCGTCGCACTGGGACTGTCGGCTGCGGTGTTCGGGACCTGGGTGGACCGCGTCGGGCCACGCAAGGCAATGTTCACCGCCGCCTGTTGCTGGGCCGTCGGCTTCCTGGTCGCGGCGGCCGGCATCGCCGCCGGTCAACTCTGGCTGGTCTATCTCGGCTACGGGCTGATCGGCGGGATCGGCCTCGGCATCGGCTACATCTCGCCGGTCTCCACGCTGATGAAGTGGTTTCCCGATCGGCCGGGGTTGGCCAGCGGGATGGCGATCATGGGCTTCGGCGGCGGGGCGATGGTGGCGGCACCGCTGTCCAAGCAGCTGCTGGCCTGGTACGGCGTCGAGGCCGCGCCCGGTCCGGCGGTGACGAAGCTGTTCATCACCCTCGGCGTGGCCTACTTCGTGTTCATGATGATGGGCGTGATCACCATCCGGGTGCCGTCCCAGGGCTGGCAGCCGCCGCACTTCGATCCGGCGGCGGTGCGGGCCAAACCCTTGGTGTCGACCGGCAACGTGTCGGCGGCGAACGCGATCAAGACCCCGCAGTTCTGGCTGCTGTGGATCGCCCTGATGTGCAACGTGACGGCCGGCATCGGCATCCTGGAGAACGCCGACAAGATGATCCAGGACTTCTTCCGCGACGGCAGCAATTCGGCGGTGAGTGCCGTCGCGGCGGCCGGCTTCGTCGGGCTGCTGTCGGTCGGCAACATGAGCGGGCGTTTCATCTGGTCGACCGCCTCGGACGGTATCGGGCGCAAACCGACCTACCTGATCTATCTCGGCGGTGGCATCGTGCTCTACCTGTTGCTGGCGTTCGTCGGCGGCGCATCGGTCCCGCTGTTCGTGCTGTTCTGTCTGGTGATCATCTCCTTCTACGGCGGCGGGTTCGCCACCGCTCCGGCCTACCTGCGAGACCTGTTCGGCACCTTCCAGGTCGGCGCGATCCACGGTCGGCTGCTGACGGCGTGGTCGACCGCCGGCATCGTCGGACCGCTGATCGTCAACCGGGTGTTGGATTCCCAGGGCGAGCCGGGCAAGCTGGCGGCCGCCGACTATCGGCCGGCGCTGTTCACCATGGTCGGCATTCTCGCGGTCGGACTGATCGCCAATCTGTTGATCAGGCCGGTCGCCGAACGCTGGCAGCAGCAGGCGTCGACCGGTGACCGTTCCGAGGCCAGGAGTTGA
- the selD gene encoding selenide, water dikinase SelD, translating to MAILDVADQTIRLTGFAHGGGCACKIPPGELEEAVQGLTGQTAGNVLVGLDDGDDAAAVLVADDLAVLSTADFFTPVVDDAYDWGRIAAANALSDVYAMGGRPVVAINLLGWPREVLPTALMTEVLRGGLAVAAEAGCPVIGGHSIDDPEPKYGMAVTGVAAPDRLLRNDSARPGLPLTLTKPIGVGLLNNRHKQTGEVFEAAIATMIELNRDASVAALAAGARAATDVTGFGLLGHLFKMCRASGVAAVIDKSAVPTVDGALDALADGYVSGGTRRNLDWVRPNLRLGSAITEDDLLLLADAQTSGGLLVVGEVPGYPVIGEIVPATDLALTIS from the coding sequence ATGGCGATCCTCGACGTGGCAGATCAAACGATCCGGTTGACCGGCTTCGCCCACGGCGGGGGCTGTGCGTGCAAGATCCCGCCCGGCGAGCTGGAGGAGGCTGTCCAGGGGCTGACCGGGCAGACCGCCGGCAACGTGCTGGTCGGGCTGGACGACGGCGACGATGCCGCGGCGGTGCTGGTCGCCGATGATCTTGCGGTGCTGTCCACGGCCGACTTCTTCACTCCGGTCGTCGACGACGCCTATGACTGGGGCCGGATCGCCGCCGCCAACGCACTCTCCGATGTGTACGCGATGGGCGGCCGCCCGGTCGTCGCGATCAACCTGCTCGGCTGGCCACGGGAGGTGTTGCCCACCGCACTGATGACCGAGGTGCTGCGCGGCGGACTCGCGGTGGCCGCCGAGGCCGGCTGCCCGGTGATCGGCGGCCATTCGATCGACGACCCGGAGCCCAAGTACGGGATGGCCGTCACCGGCGTCGCTGCTCCGGATCGCCTGCTGCGCAACGATTCCGCCCGACCCGGCCTGCCGCTGACGCTGACGAAGCCGATCGGTGTCGGCCTGCTGAACAACCGGCACAAGCAGACCGGCGAGGTGTTCGAGGCAGCGATCGCCACCATGATCGAACTCAATCGGGACGCGTCGGTCGCCGCGCTGGCAGCGGGTGCCCGGGCCGCCACCGACGTCACCGGCTTCGGACTGCTCGGCCACCTGTTCAAGATGTGTCGTGCCTCCGGTGTGGCAGCGGTGATCGACAAGTCGGCGGTACCGACCGTCGACGGTGCTCTGGACGCTCTGGCCGACGGCTACGTGTCCGGCGGCACCCGCCGCAATCTGGACTGGGTCCGGCCGAACCTTCGGCTCGGTTCGGCGATCACCGAGGATGACCTGCTGCTGTTGGCCGACGCACAGACCTCCGGCGGCCTGCTGGTGGTCGGCGAGGTCCCCGGCTACCCCGTGATCGGCGAGATCGTCCCCGCCACCGACCTCGCGCTGACCATCAGCTGA
- the selA gene encoding L-seryl-tRNA(Sec) selenium transferase, protein MSEDDPRRRIPRTDQLLALPPVAAARLRLGDHVVRGLVTGAQQRARQGEIEPDEVAAAVLDSLTAHRPTALRPVLNATGVVVHTNLGRAPLSESAIDALVIAAGYVDVELDLTSGARSRRGAAARAALLTACPAAEDGLIVNNGAAALVLATTAFAAGREVLVSRGELIEIGAGFRLPELIASTGARLREVGSTNRTHLRDYADAIGPDTGCVLKVHPSNFRIDGFTAAVDIAELSALTADRGVPFLVDVGSGLLAPDPSLPDEPDIGTALTAGADLVIASGDKLLGGPQAGVLLGRSAAVTKLARHPLARAVRADKLALAALEATLSAGQTPVGRALHADPGRLRARADRLAAELGAEVIAHEGRVGGGGAPGVPLHGWAVRLPEAAAALLRTGDPAVLPRVHDGACLLDLRCVPESDDQVLVAAARTALSGLVDDEHRRVP, encoded by the coding sequence GTGTCCGAGGACGATCCGCGTCGACGTATCCCCCGCACCGATCAACTGCTGGCGCTGCCTCCGGTCGCCGCGGCCCGGCTCCGGTTGGGTGATCACGTGGTTCGCGGCCTGGTCACCGGCGCCCAGCAACGCGCCCGGCAGGGCGAGATCGAACCGGACGAGGTCGCGGCGGCCGTGCTCGATTCACTGACGGCGCACCGTCCCACCGCGCTGCGGCCGGTGCTGAACGCGACCGGCGTCGTGGTGCACACCAATCTCGGCCGGGCGCCGCTGTCGGAGTCAGCGATCGACGCGCTCGTCATTGCTGCCGGCTATGTCGACGTCGAGCTCGACCTGACCTCCGGTGCTCGCTCGCGGCGGGGGGCGGCGGCTCGGGCAGCGCTGCTCACCGCCTGCCCGGCGGCCGAGGATGGGTTGATCGTCAACAACGGTGCCGCTGCCCTGGTGCTGGCGACCACCGCGTTCGCCGCCGGACGCGAGGTGCTGGTCAGCCGCGGCGAGTTGATCGAGATCGGTGCCGGCTTCCGACTCCCCGAGTTGATCGCCTCGACCGGTGCACGGCTACGCGAGGTCGGCAGCACCAACCGGACACATCTGCGCGACTACGCCGACGCCATCGGGCCGGACACCGGCTGCGTGCTGAAGGTGCACCCGAGCAACTTTCGGATCGACGGCTTCACAGCTGCGGTCGACATTGCCGAGCTCAGTGCGCTGACCGCGGACCGGGGCGTGCCGTTCCTGGTCGACGTCGGTAGCGGACTGCTGGCACCCGATCCGTCGCTGCCTGATGAACCGGACATCGGCACCGCGCTGACCGCCGGCGCCGACCTGGTGATCGCCAGCGGTGACAAGTTGCTCGGCGGGCCGCAGGCCGGTGTGCTGCTCGGCCGCTCGGCCGCGGTCACGAAGCTGGCACGTCATCCGTTGGCCAGGGCGGTCCGCGCCGACAAGCTCGCACTGGCCGCGCTCGAGGCGACGCTGTCCGCGGGGCAGACTCCAGTCGGTCGGGCCCTGCACGCCGATCCCGGACGACTCCGTGCTCGCGCCGACCGATTGGCCGCCGAACTCGGCGCCGAGGTGATCGCCCACGAGGGACGGGTCGGCGGCGGTGGTGCGCCCGGAGTTCCGTTGCACGGTTGGGCTGTCCGGCTGCCGGAGGCCGCCGCCGCGCTGCTGCGCACCGGCGATCCGGCGGTGCTGCCCCGGGTCCACGACGGGGCGTGCCTGCTCGATCTGCGCTGCGTCCCCGAGTCCGATGATCAAGTTCTGGTGGCTGCTGCCCGGACCGCGCTCTCCGGACTCGTCGACGACGAGCATCGTCGGGTTCCATGA
- the selB gene encoding selenocysteine-specific translation elongation factor, with amino-acid sequence MINFVVATAGHVDHGKSTLIKALTGMEPDRWEEERRRGLTIDLGFVWSTLPSGRRVAFVDVPGHERFLGNMLAGLGPAPVVCFVVAADEGWRAQSDDHRDAVAALGIRHGLLVITRTDRAPDRVSEVVAQARSELAETGLRDAPAIAVSAVTGAGLDELRTALDAVLSRLSPAPHGDRVRLWVDRSFTIAGAGTVLTGTLAAGSIGRDDRLELLGRSSLREVTVRGLQTRGEPSDRLQPVVRAAVNLRGIAADSIHRGDALLTPGEWPTTDVIDVRRVSGVPLGALPQQLTAHVGTAAIPVRLRRFDDDHARLTIDRRLPLVLGDRLVLRDPGSRRVLGGVRVLDADPPALSRRGDGSRRRAELGRLDTAGDAGIEVARRGAVRREQLRRLGLATGACPDGVRVVGGWWVHEDTFRSWRDRLRSAVDELHDRDPLRGGLTRGEASDLLGLPDAELLDAVGDAAGLEQQHGRLRRPGSATDLGTVESAIGELEVRLGADPFAAPEADELTALGLGSRQLAAAERAGRIIRLRDGIVLLPTAPALAMRRLAGLEQPFTTSRARQQLQTTRRVAIPLLEHLDARGWTKRLDAGHREVLR; translated from the coding sequence ATGATCAACTTTGTGGTGGCGACGGCCGGACATGTCGATCATGGCAAGAGTACGTTGATCAAGGCACTGACCGGGATGGAACCGGATCGGTGGGAGGAGGAACGACGCCGAGGATTGACCATCGACCTGGGCTTCGTGTGGAGCACCTTGCCGTCCGGTCGGCGGGTCGCCTTCGTCGATGTCCCCGGTCATGAACGGTTCCTGGGCAATATGCTGGCCGGTCTCGGTCCGGCACCGGTGGTCTGTTTCGTGGTCGCTGCCGACGAAGGCTGGCGGGCGCAGTCCGATGATCATCGCGACGCCGTCGCCGCGCTCGGGATCAGGCACGGTCTGCTGGTGATCACCCGCACCGACCGGGCTCCGGACCGGGTCTCCGAGGTCGTGGCGCAGGCCCGGTCCGAGCTCGCCGAGACCGGTCTGCGAGACGCCCCGGCGATCGCCGTGTCGGCCGTCACGGGCGCCGGCCTGGACGAGCTGCGGACCGCTCTGGACGCGGTGCTCTCCCGACTGTCACCGGCGCCGCACGGCGACCGGGTGCGATTGTGGGTCGATCGCTCGTTCACCATCGCCGGTGCCGGCACCGTCCTGACCGGCACCCTCGCAGCCGGCAGCATCGGCCGCGACGACCGGCTGGAACTGCTCGGCCGGAGCTCGCTACGGGAGGTGACCGTCCGCGGCCTGCAGACCCGCGGCGAACCATCCGATCGGCTGCAACCGGTGGTGCGTGCGGCAGTGAATCTGCGGGGGATCGCCGCCGACAGTATTCATCGCGGCGATGCGCTGCTGACTCCGGGCGAATGGCCGACGACCGATGTGATCGACGTCCGCCGGGTCAGCGGTGTACCACTCGGTGCGCTGCCGCAACAGCTCACCGCCCATGTCGGCACCGCGGCGATCCCCGTACGGTTGCGTCGCTTCGACGATGATCATGCCCGGCTGACGATCGACCGCCGGCTGCCGCTGGTCCTCGGTGATCGGCTGGTGCTGCGAGACCCGGGCAGCCGTCGGGTGCTGGGCGGTGTGCGAGTACTCGACGCGGATCCGCCGGCACTCAGCCGCCGCGGCGACGGCAGCCGACGGCGGGCCGAACTCGGTCGGCTGGACACCGCCGGGGACGCCGGCATCGAGGTGGCCCGACGCGGCGCCGTCCGGCGGGAGCAGCTGCGACGCCTCGGGCTGGCAACCGGCGCCTGCCCCGACGGCGTGCGGGTCGTCGGCGGCTGGTGGGTCCACGAGGACACCTTCCGATCGTGGCGGGACCGGCTCCGGTCGGCGGTCGATGAACTGCACGACCGGGATCCACTCCGCGGCGGTCTGACCCGCGGCGAGGCGTCCGACCTGCTCGGGCTACCCGATGCCGAGCTGCTCGACGCGGTCGGTGACGCCGCCGGGCTCGAGCAGCAGCACGGTCGGTTGCGTCGACCGGGCAGCGCAACCGACCTCGGCACCGTCGAGTCGGCGATCGGTGAGCTGGAGGTCCGGCTCGGGGCGGATCCGTTCGCCGCTCCGGAGGCCGACGAGCTCACCGCGCTCGGCCTCGGCAGCCGCCAGCTCGCAGCGGCCGAGCGCGCCGGCCGCATCATCCGGCTGCGAGACGGGATCGTGTTGCTGCCGACCGCGCCCGCGCTGGCGATGCGCCGGCTGGCCGGCCTGGAGCAACCCTTCACCACCAGCCGGGCACGGCAACAGCTGCAGACGACCAGGCGGGTGGCGATCCCGCTGCTGGAGCACCTCGATGCGCGCGGCTGGACGAAGCGGTTGGACGCCGGCCACCGCGAGGTGCTGCGTTGA
- a CDS encoding Dyp-type peroxidase: protein MTEQPRPQDVVRDPAPAAIFLVLTVRPGAEDVVGDLLADVASLKRGVGFKRTEDELSCVVGIGAQLWDRMYDAPRPAGLHPFRPVVGATHTAVATPGDLLFHLRARQLDLCFELAKQLVGRLSGSADVVDEVHGFRFLDERDMLGFVDGTENPTGADAFAAVQVGDEDPAHTGASYVMVQKYLHDLDSWEALSVEEQERAIGRHKLSDIEIADDDKASNSHVALNTITDADGNDLDILRDNLPFGEVGTQTFGTYYIGYAADPAVLEEMLTNMFIGKPPGNHDRILDFSTAVTGNLFFVPTQDFLEDPSMINETSTINDQATTSEPTVRDGSLNIGSLKRSTTA, encoded by the coding sequence GTGACAGAACAGCCGCGACCGCAGGACGTGGTGCGTGACCCGGCACCGGCCGCGATCTTCCTGGTGCTGACGGTGCGCCCAGGAGCCGAGGACGTCGTCGGCGATCTGCTCGCCGATGTCGCCTCGCTGAAACGCGGAGTCGGCTTCAAACGCACCGAGGACGAGCTGAGCTGCGTCGTCGGCATCGGCGCCCAGCTGTGGGACCGGATGTACGACGCGCCGCGCCCTGCCGGACTGCATCCGTTCCGGCCGGTGGTCGGCGCCACCCACACAGCTGTCGCTACGCCGGGCGATCTGCTGTTCCACCTGCGGGCCCGGCAACTGGACCTGTGTTTCGAGCTGGCCAAGCAACTCGTCGGCCGGCTGTCCGGGTCCGCCGACGTTGTCGACGAGGTGCACGGCTTCCGGTTCCTCGACGAGCGCGACATGCTCGGTTTCGTCGACGGCACCGAGAACCCGACCGGAGCCGATGCGTTCGCCGCGGTACAGGTCGGCGACGAGGACCCGGCCCACACCGGGGCCAGTTATGTGATGGTGCAGAAGTATCTGCACGATCTGGACAGCTGGGAGGCGCTGAGTGTCGAGGAACAGGAGCGGGCGATCGGCCGCCACAAGCTGTCCGACATCGAGATCGCCGACGACGACAAGGCGAGCAACTCCCACGTCGCGCTGAACACGATCACCGACGCAGACGGAAACGATCTTGACATCCTGCGGGACAACCTGCCGTTCGGCGAGGTTGGGACCCAGACGTTCGGCACCTATTACATCGGCTACGCCGCCGATCCGGCTGTGCTGGAAGAGATGCTGACCAACATGTTCATCGGCAAGCCGCCGGGCAACCATGATCGGATCCTGGACTTCTCCACCGCCGTCACCGGCAACCTGTTCTTCGTCCCCACCCAGGACTTCCTCGAAGATCCCAGCATGATCAACGAAACAAGCACGATCAACGACCAGGCCACGACCTCGGAACCGACGGTTCGGGACGGGTCGCTCAACATCGGCAGCCTGAAGAGGAGCACCACGGCATGA
- a CDS encoding family 1 encapsulin nanocompartment shell protein — protein sequence MNNLHRELAPITDAAWDQIEEEARRTVTRTIAARRVVDVIGPAGPELAAVGTGHLRDLRSSSDEVIIRQRLSQPLLELRVPFAVTRDAVDDVERGSQDSDWQPVKEAATAIGYAEDRAVFEGVEDAGIVGIAASSSNPPIPLPSDPARIPDAVAQAVSSLRLAGVNGPYSLLLSAEVYTAVAESSDHGYPILDHLTRLLRDGEIIWAPAMTGALLVTTRGGDYALHLGQDLSIGYQSHDANHIQLYLQESLTFLPYTSEAGVALPTS from the coding sequence ATGAACAATCTGCATCGTGAACTGGCCCCGATCACCGACGCGGCCTGGGACCAGATCGAGGAGGAGGCACGGCGTACCGTCACCCGGACCATCGCCGCCCGGCGGGTGGTCGACGTGATCGGCCCGGCGGGTCCCGAGCTGGCAGCCGTCGGCACCGGACATCTGCGTGATCTTCGCTCGTCGTCGGACGAGGTGATCATCCGTCAGCGGCTCAGCCAACCGCTGTTGGAGTTGCGGGTGCCGTTCGCCGTCACCCGGGACGCCGTCGACGACGTCGAACGCGGATCGCAGGACTCCGACTGGCAGCCGGTGAAGGAGGCGGCGACGGCGATCGGTTACGCCGAGGACCGGGCAGTCTTCGAAGGTGTGGAGGACGCCGGCATCGTCGGGATCGCCGCCAGCAGCTCCAATCCGCCGATTCCGCTGCCGTCCGATCCGGCGCGGATCCCGGACGCGGTCGCCCAGGCGGTCAGCTCGTTGCGGCTGGCCGGGGTCAACGGTCCGTACAGCCTGCTGCTGTCGGCCGAGGTCTACACCGCGGTCGCCGAGAGCAGCGATCACGGCTACCCGATCCTTGATCATCTGACCCGGCTGTTGCGGGACGGCGAGATCATCTGGGCACCGGCGATGACCGGCGCGCTGCTGGTCACCACCCGGGGCGGCGACTACGCGCTGCACCTGGGTCAGGATCTGTCGATCGGCTACCAGTCCCACGATGCCAATCACATCCAGCTGTATCTGCAGGAGTCGCTGACCTTCCTGCCCTACACCTCCGAGGCCGGTGTCGCACTGCCGACCAGTTGA
- the hisS gene encoding histidine--tRNA ligase — translation MPRPKPLSGFPEFLPEARIVEQHVLRQLQETFELHGFASIETRAVEPLDRLNKGGEEIDKEVYVVRRLHAEEDGRAKGDDLGLHFDLTVPFARYVLENAGHLQFPFRRYQIQKVWRGERPQEGRYREFTQADIDIVGSGTLADHHDVELPLVALDALERLHTDIGLPPVLMRVNNRRLAQGFYAGLEIEDVAGVLRIVDKYDKIGPDAVQDLLTDDLGLSAAQAASCTALAEINSADTSFVERVRSLGVRSELLDQGLDQLAAVVDAAAAAVPGRMIADLKIARGLDYYTGTVYETELVGFPSLGSIASGGRYDALASDGKTSFPGVGLSFGVSRTLVPLLAKGHLTASRPVPTCVLVAVDSEQSRDQAIAVATSLRRRGISAEVAPKADKFGKQIRYADRRSIPYVWFTSSDTGAGGEVKDIRTGEQLPADPARWEPDEADLRPQISGHWGTEGS, via the coding sequence GTGCCGCGCCCCAAGCCGCTGTCCGGTTTTCCCGAGTTCCTGCCCGAGGCCAGGATCGTGGAGCAGCATGTGCTCCGTCAGCTGCAGGAGACCTTCGAACTGCACGGCTTCGCCTCCATCGAGACCAGGGCGGTCGAGCCGTTGGACCGGTTGAACAAGGGTGGTGAGGAGATCGACAAGGAGGTCTACGTCGTCCGCCGGCTGCACGCCGAGGAGGACGGTCGGGCCAAGGGCGACGACCTCGGTCTGCACTTCGACCTGACGGTCCCGTTCGCTCGCTACGTGTTGGAGAACGCGGGCCACCTGCAGTTCCCGTTCCGCCGTTACCAGATCCAGAAGGTGTGGCGCGGGGAACGGCCGCAGGAGGGCCGCTACCGCGAGTTCACCCAGGCCGACATCGACATCGTCGGCAGCGGGACCCTGGCCGACCACCACGACGTCGAACTGCCGCTGGTCGCGCTGGACGCCCTGGAGAGGTTGCACACCGACATCGGCCTGCCGCCGGTGCTGATGCGGGTCAACAACCGTCGGCTGGCGCAGGGTTTCTATGCCGGGTTGGAGATCGAGGACGTGGCGGGCGTGCTGCGGATCGTCGACAAGTACGACAAGATCGGGCCGGATGCAGTGCAGGACCTGCTGACCGATGACCTCGGGTTGTCCGCCGCCCAGGCCGCATCCTGTACGGCGCTGGCCGAGATCAACAGCGCCGACACCTCGTTCGTCGAGCGGGTCCGGTCACTGGGGGTCCGCAGCGAGCTGCTCGACCAGGGACTCGACCAGCTTGCCGCCGTGGTCGATGCCGCGGCTGCCGCCGTACCCGGCCGGATGATCGCCGATCTGAAGATCGCCCGCGGGCTGGACTACTACACCGGCACCGTCTACGAGACCGAACTGGTCGGTTTCCCGTCGCTCGGGTCGATCGCCTCCGGCGGTCGGTACGACGCCCTGGCCAGCGACGGCAAGACCAGTTTTCCGGGGGTCGGGCTGAGCTTCGGCGTCAGCCGCACCCTGGTCCCGCTGTTGGCCAAGGGCCATCTCACCGCGAGTCGACCGGTGCCGACCTGTGTGCTGGTCGCCGTCGACTCCGAGCAGTCCCGGGATCAGGCGATCGCGGTGGCGACCAGCCTGCGCCGCAGGGGGATCTCCGCCGAGGTGGCGCCGAAGGCGGACAAGTTCGGCAAGCAGATCCGCTACGCCGACCGGCGCTCCATCCCGTACGTCTGGTTCACCTCCTCCGACACCGGTGCCGGCGGCGAGGTCAAGGACATCCGGACCGGCGAGCAGCTGCCCGCCGACCCGGCCCGCTGGGAGCCCGACGAAGCTGATCTACGACCGCAGATCAGCGGTCACTGGGGCACCGAAGGATCCTGA